In Persicimonas caeni, a single window of DNA contains:
- a CDS encoding transposase family protein: MAQMRISRNAATPKGFLRRISDARFERVDDPRAQQWVVHPLHALLKLGALAFSTHARSVRAVEVRSEQLRPTVRAQVGLKERVSDNAFGLVLPRIKWPQLRRCLHRQVKAEWRRGRLVPVRLQKSTAAIDGKHVATVPEKRLRALVTQRTSLDGATLAPAELRQVLSTQFPHVQLQESSHGKLCGLIRVHRTTLISSSAAVALDQWPIAGQTNEWGAIELTVSALMSAYGRTKLIERVTLDAGNATPEVAQMLQGRDIGYLMSLKVGQGRLWEHAVDTLGDREGRQADHRDVVEERGKTICYSVWREKLDGEYGFEGARQVVRIERVVAGDEDAEVGNRYFVSSESPDELGAKEALALARAHWRCENEGHWTADAIFDEDARRTPWTMHPDGVLVAGLLRSIAINILAMLRALTRNKSAEKWHKPTWKMVVEQALMTLCIPILDTTEFDAFEA; the protein is encoded by the coding sequence ATGGCACAGATGAGAATAAGCAGAAACGCCGCTACACCCAAGGGCTTTTTACGTCGTATTTCGGATGCCCGCTTTGAGAGGGTCGACGATCCGCGAGCCCAGCAGTGGGTTGTCCACCCGCTGCACGCGCTTCTCAAGCTGGGAGCACTCGCCTTTTCGACGCACGCCCGCTCGGTGCGGGCCGTGGAGGTCAGAAGCGAGCAGCTTCGGCCCACAGTGCGCGCCCAAGTCGGGCTTAAAGAGCGGGTGTCGGACAACGCCTTTGGTCTGGTTTTGCCCCGCATCAAATGGCCCCAGCTTCGCCGATGCCTCCATCGGCAGGTCAAAGCCGAGTGGCGCCGAGGCCGTCTTGTACCGGTGCGCCTGCAAAAAAGCACCGCCGCGATCGACGGCAAGCATGTGGCCACCGTCCCCGAAAAGCGCCTGCGCGCGCTCGTCACCCAGCGCACAAGCCTCGATGGCGCCACGTTGGCCCCCGCCGAGCTTCGCCAGGTGCTGTCGACTCAGTTTCCCCACGTCCAGCTCCAGGAGAGCAGCCACGGCAAGCTGTGCGGCCTTATCCGCGTCCATCGCACTACATTGATCTCCTCGAGTGCGGCGGTCGCGCTGGATCAGTGGCCGATCGCCGGTCAGACAAATGAATGGGGCGCCATCGAGCTGACCGTCTCGGCGCTCATGTCGGCCTACGGACGCACCAAACTCATTGAGCGGGTCACGCTCGACGCCGGTAACGCCACCCCCGAGGTCGCCCAGATGCTCCAGGGGCGCGACATTGGTTATTTGATGTCGCTCAAAGTCGGCCAGGGCAGGCTCTGGGAGCATGCCGTCGACACTCTCGGTGACAGAGAAGGTCGTCAGGCTGACCATCGGGACGTGGTCGAAGAGCGTGGAAAGACGATCTGCTATAGCGTCTGGCGCGAAAAGCTCGACGGGGAGTACGGCTTCGAGGGTGCCAGGCAGGTGGTGCGCATCGAGCGGGTGGTCGCCGGCGACGAGGACGCCGAGGTAGGAAACCGCTACTTCGTCAGCTCCGAGTCCCCAGATGAGCTTGGGGCGAAAGAGGCGCTCGCACTCGCCCGAGCCCACTGGCGCTGCGAGAATGAAGGCCACTGGACCGCCGATGCCATCTTCGATGAAGACGCGCGTCGAACGCCGTGGACGATGCATCCCGATGGGGTGCTCGTGGCGGGGCTTTTGCGCTCCATTGCCATCAATATTCTGGCGATGCTGCGTGCGCTGACTCGCAACAAATCCGCAGAGAAGTGGCACAAGCCAACCTGGAAGATGGTTGTCGAGCAGGCGCTTATGACGCTGTGCATTCCCATACTGGACACCACTGAGTTTGACGCCTTCGAGGCTTGA
- a CDS encoding DUF695 domain-containing protein — protein sequence MTRQFVTAIATALAVVSFSAMGCSTAKDEVRETPAPEKQKLATTKPSGPLPPELATESERWEVYARYGTLKPQIVVVDAGLEADKLAGYLPQLVRVRVSFPNPDPSGMPDRKALGWLNEISDFLHALAQKNRWSIPGWVTHDGVRDFYVYGPSELTKALPKAVRDQYPEIDVAFEAEQEPAWETYQTLLYPRPVDWQVISNQRVIQKLRDLGDTLQTPRKVMHWAHFPSEEARESFAETLDEFEVDEMSKADDSQMPYAVRFSHTTSVEPPVINPVTIRLMRLAAAHGGEYDGWETSVTTQVE from the coding sequence ATGACCCGACAATTCGTCACCGCTATCGCCACCGCCCTAGCCGTTGTCTCATTCTCGGCAATGGGCTGCAGCACCGCCAAAGACGAGGTGCGTGAGACGCCCGCGCCCGAGAAACAGAAGCTGGCGACGACCAAGCCCTCCGGCCCATTGCCGCCCGAGCTCGCCACCGAGTCGGAGCGATGGGAGGTGTATGCGCGTTACGGGACGCTGAAGCCCCAGATCGTCGTCGTCGACGCCGGCCTTGAAGCCGACAAACTCGCCGGCTACCTGCCGCAGTTGGTTCGAGTGCGCGTCTCGTTCCCCAACCCCGACCCGAGCGGCATGCCCGACCGAAAGGCCCTCGGCTGGCTCAACGAGATCAGCGACTTTCTGCACGCGCTCGCCCAGAAGAATCGGTGGAGCATCCCCGGCTGGGTGACCCACGACGGGGTGCGTGACTTCTACGTGTACGGCCCCTCGGAGCTGACCAAGGCGCTGCCGAAAGCGGTGCGCGACCAATATCCGGAGATCGACGTAGCGTTCGAGGCCGAGCAAGAGCCGGCATGGGAGACCTACCAAACGTTGCTGTACCCACGGCCGGTCGACTGGCAGGTCATCAGTAACCAACGCGTCATCCAGAAGCTGCGCGACCTCGGCGACACGCTGCAAACGCCCCGCAAGGTAATGCACTGGGCCCATTTCCCGAGCGAAGAGGCGCGCGAGTCATTCGCCGAGACCCTCGACGAATTCGAAGTCGACGAGATGTCGAAAGCCGACGACTCCCAAATGCCCTACGCGGTGCGCTTCTCACACACGACGAGCGTCGAGCCGCCGGTCATCAATCCGGTCACCATCCGCCTGATGCGCCTCGCCGCCGCGCACGGCGGCGAGTACGACGGGTGGGAGACTTCGGTCACAACGCAGGTCGAATGA
- a CDS encoding RNA ligase family protein, whose protein sequence is MTNYTKYPRTPHLPWSPGASEDDVFRWDVSNFEGREVVVTEKRDGENTTMYRDHIHARSVDSRHHPSRNWVKRLQGRIGHLIPEAWRVCGENLYAEHSLRYTELASYFEVFSVWNEENVCLDWDAALEWCALLGLEHVPILYRGPWHEELIRGLADDIDTETQEGYVVRTAEGFHHGVFRDHIAKWVRSNHVTTDEHWMHREVIANGLAED, encoded by the coding sequence ATGACAAACTACACAAAATACCCGCGCACTCCGCACCTTCCTTGGTCGCCCGGTGCGAGCGAGGACGACGTCTTTCGGTGGGACGTGTCGAACTTCGAGGGGCGCGAGGTCGTGGTCACCGAGAAACGCGACGGCGAGAACACCACGATGTATCGCGACCATATCCATGCGCGCTCGGTCGACTCGCGTCATCACCCGAGCCGCAACTGGGTCAAGAGACTCCAGGGACGTATCGGCCACCTCATCCCGGAGGCCTGGCGCGTGTGCGGGGAGAACCTCTACGCCGAGCATTCTCTCCGCTACACCGAACTCGCCTCGTACTTCGAGGTTTTCTCGGTGTGGAACGAGGAGAACGTCTGCCTCGACTGGGACGCGGCCTTAGAGTGGTGCGCACTCCTCGGTCTCGAGCATGTGCCCATCCTCTATCGCGGCCCCTGGCACGAAGAGCTGATACGTGGACTCGCCGACGACATCGATACGGAGACGCAAGAGGGCTACGTCGTGCGCACCGCCGAGGGCTTTCACCACGGGGTGTTTCGCGACCACATCGCCAAATGGGTGCGGTCGAATCACGTCACCACCGACGAACACTGGATGCACCGCGAGGTCATTGCAAACGGCCTCGCCGAGGACTGA
- a CDS encoding tetratricopeptide repeat protein, producing the protein MKPTRLAGLASFLAVLILGAEFASACLNDSLIDYAEQRYRQAYWQSVVEDSHPDAASDDLFTQPSGEFRRPLHPVTLETLDEHLAYFAEPSYPPSFWLKLGGSSALAVLLLSGAFAWARRERLRALREYVGGAAADLPPTLLWPKTVGTTVVLGIAVGVGVLVVDRVTDLDMTLTRTLAPSPTVQVPAPHHFPLRKTRPWRHLDRPADRGGRWKRFWVEGAFDGNENDRRSSLRARLAKPVTLRFAMVHDILHERYVRPGEAYYRARNARARQKLARLDRRWNRDTDERPPAEWFGHVDDLAVGLDRLGEYDEAEALLRDKLQLQKAADLPRYTTYANLGTVLAHRSAKAALSGAPDARHSLEEALSFIDKAITANPNAHFGREVWQKAAIEYLLYGAEYPDFLRRYDMVGNRLDVHRSCDDMRFDGSGTHYVGRELGDLSRPLFSPARYDWDTVEQGWHQVAEEIGGIGVRDLIRDVGAEGEWSDIDGLSQNVAVPFDDPVLGIVGMWRLGGGPNPHFALTLGGIMERVGRPRLAWAAYERAERLGAGWPESVRAELHKYCGDRKTELQAHLGESAAALRHVFDAELERGRDFQRKYLRFEREMLADGHSPDHHLQETFFAKHGRIASTPDDSEKVVVHGWMKPDWRTTLAALPWAFVLGGFLGLLRALFYAPVIDRKA; encoded by the coding sequence ATGAAACCGACTCGCTTGGCCGGGCTGGCGAGCTTCCTCGCCGTCCTCATTCTTGGCGCAGAGTTCGCGTCGGCGTGTCTCAACGACTCGCTGATCGACTATGCCGAGCAGCGCTACAGACAGGCGTATTGGCAGTCCGTCGTCGAGGATAGTCACCCCGACGCGGCCTCCGATGACCTATTTACGCAACCCTCGGGAGAGTTTCGCCGCCCCCTCCATCCCGTCACTCTGGAGACTCTGGACGAGCACCTCGCCTACTTCGCCGAGCCGAGCTATCCACCGAGTTTCTGGTTAAAACTCGGCGGCTCGTCTGCGCTCGCCGTCTTGCTGCTGAGCGGGGCGTTCGCGTGGGCGCGTCGAGAGCGACTTCGAGCCCTGCGCGAATACGTCGGCGGCGCCGCCGCGGATTTACCACCGACGCTGCTTTGGCCCAAGACTGTCGGCACCACGGTGGTGCTGGGAATCGCGGTCGGCGTGGGCGTCTTGGTCGTCGACCGCGTCACCGACCTGGACATGACCTTGACGCGCACGCTGGCGCCAAGCCCCACGGTGCAGGTACCGGCGCCGCACCATTTCCCGCTCAGGAAAACCCGGCCTTGGCGCCACCTCGACCGCCCGGCTGATCGCGGTGGCCGATGGAAGCGATTCTGGGTGGAAGGCGCGTTCGACGGTAACGAGAACGACCGTCGTTCAAGCCTTCGCGCCCGGCTGGCCAAGCCGGTCACGCTTCGCTTCGCGATGGTGCACGACATCCTGCACGAGCGCTACGTACGCCCCGGCGAGGCATATTACCGGGCGCGAAACGCACGCGCTCGCCAAAAACTCGCCCGGCTCGACCGCCGGTGGAACCGCGACACCGACGAGCGCCCGCCCGCCGAGTGGTTCGGCCACGTCGATGACCTGGCGGTCGGCCTCGACCGACTCGGAGAGTACGACGAAGCCGAGGCTTTGCTGCGCGACAAGCTGCAACTCCAAAAGGCAGCCGACCTTCCGCGCTACACCACCTATGCCAACCTGGGCACCGTGCTCGCCCATCGCTCGGCGAAGGCCGCGCTTTCCGGCGCCCCGGATGCTCGCCATAGTCTCGAAGAGGCGCTCAGCTTTATCGACAAGGCGATCACCGCCAATCCGAATGCGCATTTCGGCCGTGAAGTGTGGCAGAAGGCTGCCATCGAATATTTGCTTTACGGTGCCGAATACCCGGACTTCCTCCGGCGCTACGATATGGTCGGCAATCGGTTGGACGTCCACCGTAGCTGCGATGACATGCGCTTCGACGGGTCGGGAACGCACTATGTCGGACGTGAACTCGGCGACCTCTCACGCCCTCTCTTCTCCCCGGCACGCTACGATTGGGACACCGTCGAACAGGGCTGGCACCAGGTGGCCGAAGAGATCGGCGGCATCGGCGTTCGCGACCTCATCCGAGATGTGGGCGCCGAGGGCGAGTGGAGCGATATCGATGGATTGTCCCAAAACGTCGCCGTGCCGTTCGACGACCCTGTCCTGGGCATTGTGGGCATGTGGCGGCTGGGCGGCGGTCCAAACCCACACTTCGCGCTGACGCTGGGCGGCATCATGGAGCGAGTGGGACGCCCGCGACTTGCCTGGGCCGCCTACGAGCGCGCCGAGCGGCTCGGGGCCGGCTGGCCCGAGTCGGTGCGCGCCGAGTTGCACAAGTATTGCGGCGATCGCAAGACCGAGCTCCAAGCTCATTTGGGTGAATCGGCGGCCGCCCTTCGCCATGTCTTCGACGCCGAGCTCGAGCGCGGCCGCGACTTCCAACGAAAGTACCTACGATTCGAACGAGAGATGCTCGCCGACGGCCACTCCCCCGATCACCATCTCCAAGAGACCTTCTTCGCCAAACACGGCCGAATTGCCAGCACCCCGGACGACTCCGAGAAGGTGGTCGTCCACGGCTGGATGAAACCCGACTGGCGCACGACGCTCGCCGCCCTCCCCTGGGCATTCGTCCTCGGCGGATTCCTCGGCCTCCTGCGCGCCCTCTTCTACGCACCGGTCATCGACCGCAAAGCTTAG
- a CDS encoding leucine-rich repeat domain-containing protein produces the protein MKVFQSLDDALEHATDAHALRLNCKGLDRIPDDIARLEELRSLSLVGIHGDLEVSRALGELPHLAAISVEGPKDASVPLPSRLFETAVTDLKLKNVRVNHALPMAEQLTHLRLASHFIFDDIDLVCEHLTGLVYLEVWGHFARDIDGQRSHLVIPPAVEHLERLEEIEVVSAGLAELPVEFARLDNLQTVRLRNNAFDHFPLTLTELPKLESLEFAQMKQVTAYPAEMATMEKLRRLDLEGSWNHGDLPSSWAQAEYAELPEVIGELHNLEALDVGQCALPSLAPLSPLTELRELSVSWGAFEDLSPLESLQALEVLSLDDGWVEDISPLAKLERLRVLDILQTNVEDLTPLAGLDHLESLDIQGTPADDDPAASLEPLLRLPKLEKVHATDFSDEAWTALVDAQRG, from the coding sequence ATGAAAGTCTTTCAATCGCTCGACGATGCACTCGAACACGCCACCGATGCACATGCGCTTCGGCTGAACTGCAAGGGGCTCGACCGCATCCCCGACGACATCGCGCGTCTCGAGGAGTTGCGCTCGTTGAGCCTCGTGGGCATCCACGGTGACTTGGAAGTCTCGAGAGCACTCGGCGAGCTCCCGCACCTCGCCGCCATCTCGGTCGAAGGCCCTAAAGACGCGTCGGTCCCGTTGCCGAGTCGCTTGTTCGAGACCGCGGTCACCGACCTGAAGTTGAAGAATGTCCGGGTCAACCATGCGTTGCCCATGGCCGAGCAACTCACTCACTTACGCCTGGCCAGCCACTTCATCTTCGACGACATCGACCTCGTCTGCGAGCATCTCACCGGGCTCGTGTATCTGGAGGTCTGGGGCCACTTTGCGCGCGATATCGACGGGCAGCGCTCCCACCTGGTGATTCCGCCGGCCGTCGAACACCTCGAACGGCTCGAGGAGATCGAGGTCGTCTCGGCCGGCTTGGCCGAGCTCCCCGTCGAGTTCGCACGACTCGACAACCTCCAGACCGTGCGACTTCGAAATAATGCCTTCGACCACTTTCCATTGACCTTGACCGAGCTTCCAAAGCTCGAGTCACTCGAATTCGCCCAGATGAAGCAGGTGACGGCGTATCCTGCCGAGATGGCGACGATGGAAAAGCTTCGGCGCCTCGACCTCGAGGGCTCTTGGAATCACGGCGACCTTCCGAGTTCCTGGGCGCAGGCGGAGTATGCCGAGCTACCGGAGGTCATCGGAGAGCTTCACAACCTCGAGGCCCTCGACGTCGGCCAATGCGCGCTGCCGAGTCTGGCGCCGTTGTCGCCGCTCACCGAGCTTCGTGAGTTGTCGGTCAGTTGGGGCGCCTTCGAGGATCTGTCGCCGCTAGAGTCCCTCCAGGCGCTCGAGGTGCTCTCCCTCGATGACGGGTGGGTTGAAGACATCTCACCGCTGGCCAAACTCGAGCGATTGCGCGTGTTGGACATCTTACAGACGAACGTCGAGGACCTGACCCCGCTGGCGGGCCTGGACCACCTCGAGTCGCTCGACATCCAGGGAACGCCTGCCGACGACGATCCCGCCGCGTCGCTCGAGCCACTACTCCGTTTGCCAAAACTCGAGAAGGTGCACGCGACCGACTTCTCAGACGAGGCGTGGACGGCGCTGGTCGACGCCCAGCGCGGTTGA
- a CDS encoding AAA family ATPase — protein sequence MDTLAQQIYEGATPDLAAIVEAWGERFALLHRLGDTPQDPEWHAEGDVYVHTSMVIEETYGLLEQVELSAERRLALVLSAVFHDIAKPLRTQTRVIAGKERIVAPRHADEGRSYLAYRILELGLPASVTTQVLALVGHHHDPKHLVIDDRPARRYRKLARLADVELLYLLEQADMRGRRCPDRAEQIEYIDLFGLFAVEHGVFGAMQPTQSLYEGWWEHICAELNGFDETTRAFVFARAVREAERGEIYTPQEAVAKSYGYRDAFADLVVLCGPSGSGKTTWARHHLPEHHVVSMDDIREELTGDTADQSRNGEVRQIAKEQLKDHLRNHRKVVWDATNLRRDFRGLPLGLGFDYDAFTTLVCFHMEPGEFRRRNRERDRSVPDAVLDKQLESVQWPQADEAHRVVFLRDDEQ from the coding sequence ATGGATACCCTGGCACAACAAATCTACGAGGGGGCGACGCCCGACCTCGCCGCCATCGTCGAAGCGTGGGGTGAGCGATTCGCCCTGCTCCACCGGCTCGGCGATACGCCGCAGGACCCCGAGTGGCACGCCGAGGGCGACGTCTACGTGCATACGTCGATGGTGATCGAGGAGACCTACGGCCTGCTCGAGCAGGTCGAATTGTCGGCCGAGCGGCGGCTCGCGCTCGTGTTGAGCGCGGTGTTCCACGACATCGCCAAGCCGCTTCGCACCCAGACGCGTGTCATCGCCGGTAAAGAGCGCATCGTCGCGCCGCGTCATGCCGACGAGGGGCGTTCGTACCTGGCGTACAGGATCCTCGAGCTCGGTTTGCCGGCTTCGGTCACCACGCAGGTGTTGGCGCTCGTCGGCCACCACCACGACCCCAAGCACCTGGTCATCGACGACCGACCGGCCAGGCGCTACCGCAAGCTTGCGCGCCTGGCTGACGTCGAGTTGTTGTATCTGTTGGAGCAGGCCGACATGCGCGGGCGCCGGTGCCCGGACCGAGCCGAACAAATCGAGTATATCGACCTGTTCGGATTATTCGCAGTGGAGCACGGCGTCTTCGGCGCCATGCAGCCGACGCAAAGCTTGTACGAGGGGTGGTGGGAACATATCTGCGCCGAGCTCAACGGCTTCGACGAAACGACGCGCGCGTTCGTCTTTGCCCGGGCGGTAAGGGAAGCCGAGCGAGGCGAGATCTACACGCCCCAAGAGGCGGTCGCCAAGTCGTACGGCTACCGCGACGCATTCGCCGATCTGGTCGTGCTGTGCGGCCCGAGCGGGTCGGGAAAGACCACCTGGGCGCGCCACCATCTGCCAGAGCACCACGTGGTGTCGATGGATGACATCCGCGAAGAGCTGACCGGCGACACCGCCGATCAGTCGCGAAACGGCGAGGTGCGCCAGATCGCCAAAGAGCAGCTCAAAGACCACCTTCGCAATCATCGCAAGGTGGTCTGGGATGCGACCAACCTGCGCCGCGACTTTCGCGGGCTTCCGTTGGGCCTCGGCTTCGACTACGACGCGTTCACCACGCTCGTCTGCTTCCACATGGAGCCCGGTGAGTTTCGGCGCCGCAACCGCGAGCGCGACCGCTCGGTGCCCGACGCCGTGCTCGACAAGCAGCTCGAGTCGGTGCAGTGGCCGCAGGCCGACGAGGCGCATCGGGTGGTCTTCTTGCGAGACGATGAGCAATGA
- a CDS encoding tetratricopeptide repeat protein — protein sequence MRNTAEQQYPWTNYFDLIGDLWKVEDDSSTAQELDAFINLLLRSPDFTDQTAVALAHELVPLAHDFIEQGLFGAAENALRFAASKPEANEKAMVELAHLQFRRGDHHSAVQTLLQLAINHRDEPIQARKYLQEVLPITRNRDEVFDVAASLGIDLESLPEEEERSETGGIDNDPTEVGFDRGLGFEETQPGLTASKHGHWELTPRPRLINCILLLRLCHTFEEPMKVVIRDATAKPLASFRADKGTLVAEGLEKPNCEETARVLLDVLSHGEEDLLRVEAEEHAMDGAPPSRCGLGHLAIAASRLQTDYTVRPVAWNIDKLFADDAFEVWILRQMTSSKLFVPVDCSVDLPTIRNYNRLLTHAQRIANYPGKLRAALDDEYFPACLATMDEAFWLVARRGRNLLLIRTEPRALTRLLRLLPAVTENQPVAPLAY from the coding sequence ATGCGAAATACAGCCGAACAACAATACCCCTGGACCAACTACTTCGACCTCATCGGCGACCTCTGGAAGGTTGAAGACGACAGCTCCACCGCTCAAGAACTCGATGCGTTTATCAACCTCTTGCTGCGGTCTCCGGACTTCACCGATCAAACCGCAGTGGCGCTGGCTCACGAGCTGGTGCCCCTCGCCCACGACTTCATCGAGCAGGGCCTTTTCGGAGCGGCGGAAAACGCGCTTCGATTCGCCGCGTCGAAGCCGGAGGCGAACGAGAAGGCGATGGTGGAGCTCGCCCACCTCCAGTTCCGGCGTGGCGATCATCACTCGGCTGTGCAAACCCTCCTCCAACTCGCCATCAACCATCGAGACGAGCCAATTCAAGCTCGCAAGTACCTGCAGGAAGTGCTCCCAATCACGCGAAACCGTGATGAGGTCTTCGACGTCGCCGCCTCGCTCGGAATCGACCTCGAGTCCCTCCCAGAAGAGGAGGAGCGGAGCGAGACAGGGGGCATTGACAACGACCCGACCGAAGTTGGGTTCGATCGTGGGCTCGGATTCGAAGAGACGCAGCCGGGCCTAACCGCATCGAAGCATGGCCACTGGGAGCTGACGCCCCGGCCGAGACTGATCAACTGCATCTTGTTGTTGCGCCTTTGCCACACTTTCGAAGAGCCGATGAAGGTGGTCATCCGTGATGCCACCGCCAAACCGCTTGCGAGCTTCCGAGCTGACAAAGGCACGCTCGTGGCCGAGGGCTTGGAGAAGCCAAATTGCGAGGAGACTGCGCGCGTGCTCCTCGACGTTCTCTCGCACGGAGAAGAAGACCTGCTGCGAGTCGAGGCGGAGGAACACGCGATGGACGGCGCTCCACCCAGTAGGTGTGGGCTCGGGCACCTGGCGATCGCAGCCTCCCGCCTCCAAACCGACTACACCGTTCGCCCAGTCGCATGGAATATCGACAAGCTGTTCGCGGATGACGCCTTCGAGGTGTGGATTCTGCGGCAAATGACGTCGAGCAAGCTCTTCGTGCCGGTCGACTGCAGCGTCGACCTTCCCACGATCCGTAACTACAACCGCCTGCTCACACACGCCCAGCGCATCGCCAACTATCCCGGTAAGCTGCGTGCGGCGTTGGACGACGAGTACTTCCCGGCTTGCTTGGCGACGATGGACGAGGCGTTTTGGCTGGTCGCGCGCCGAGGCCGCAACCTCCTCTTGATTCGAACCGAACCACGGGCGCTGACGCGTCTTCTTCGCCTGTTGCCGGCGGTGACCGAGAACCAGCCGGTCGCCCCGCTCGCATACTGA
- a CDS encoding serine/threonine protein kinase, translated as MDRAGRGGYTGGIRSIDLYGSSVMSQAVSDDNTIIGRTFFGEYRVVEKLGEGGNGAVYLARQRAIEQYIALKVLPGEQAATEEVIGRFHREARAISMLTHPNIVRVLIFGRTDDDLLCLAMEYVDGRDLRTAMAERDFDELRVIKVMKQICSAVFEAHELGIIHRDLTPENILLCEFRGEPDFVKILDFGLAKIRQPDDADPGLTRQGVVYGTPMYLSPEQGRADDVDWRTDIYSLGCILYELMVGVPPFDGAGPREIIAKQIAEEPVRLAEFVPERASETMQRIINRAMAKAPEDRFQTGLEMFDALVERERELLAERKLPAKSSYYPGVEVTGSGSGDYEAAVIDDVDDLADLDEDLAAGATPDEHDPRLTMMVIVNGVLLCAVLVLLGLVSWLTR; from the coding sequence ATGGATCGCGCCGGGCGCGGCGGCTACACTGGCGGTATTCGCAGTATCGATCTCTATGGGAGTTCGGTGATGAGTCAGGCGGTCTCCGACGACAACACGATCATCGGCCGGACGTTTTTCGGCGAGTATCGGGTGGTCGAAAAGCTGGGGGAGGGCGGAAACGGCGCGGTCTACCTCGCCCGCCAACGCGCCATCGAGCAGTATATCGCGTTAAAGGTGCTCCCCGGCGAGCAGGCGGCGACCGAGGAGGTCATCGGGCGCTTTCATCGCGAGGCGCGCGCCATCAGCATGCTCACCCACCCTAATATCGTGCGGGTGCTCATCTTCGGGCGCACCGATGACGACCTGCTGTGCCTGGCGATGGAGTACGTCGATGGGCGTGACCTACGCACGGCGATGGCCGAGCGCGACTTCGACGAGTTGCGGGTCATCAAAGTCATGAAGCAGATCTGCAGCGCGGTCTTCGAGGCCCACGAGTTGGGCATCATCCACCGCGACCTCACCCCCGAGAATATCCTGCTGTGCGAGTTTCGCGGAGAGCCCGACTTCGTCAAAATCCTCGACTTCGGTCTGGCTAAGATCCGCCAGCCCGACGACGCCGACCCCGGACTCACACGCCAGGGCGTCGTCTACGGCACCCCGATGTACCTGTCGCCCGAGCAAGGCCGCGCCGACGACGTCGACTGGCGCACCGATATCTACAGTCTGGGCTGCATCCTGTACGAATTGATGGTCGGCGTGCCCCCGTTCGACGGGGCGGGGCCGCGCGAGATCATCGCCAAGCAGATCGCTGAAGAGCCCGTCCGCCTGGCCGAGTTCGTGCCCGAGCGCGCCTCCGAGACGATGCAGCGCATCATCAACCGTGCGATGGCCAAAGCACCCGAGGACCGTTTCCAGACCGGCCTCGAGATGTTCGACGCCCTTGTCGAACGCGAGCGTGAGTTGCTCGCCGAGCGCAAGCTCCCCGCCAAGTCGTCGTATTACCCGGGGGTCGAGGTGACCGGGTCTGGTTCCGGCGACTACGAGGCGGCGGTGATCGATGACGTGGACGACCTCGCAGATCTCGACGAAGACCTCGCCGCCGGGGCCACGCCCGACGAGCACGACCCGCGGCTGACGATGATGGTCATCGTCAACGGCGTGCTGCTCTGCGCGGTGCTCGTGCTGTTGGGGCTGGTAAGTTGGCTGACGAGATGA
- a CDS encoding DUF4174 domain-containing protein yields MRPFVRTGLALTAALAFGCQSGSARAGDGDAAAEQAQKGEQAEEADMLESIDLDGHAWEHRIILLFAPSATQADYQAIRDALSERQDGVEDRDLVVYHLFFEEAGHVGDRGISPVATRQLAERYDASDDGFTYVLIGKDGTVKNRADEAVAVDDIFGRIDSMPMRRREMREE; encoded by the coding sequence ATGAGACCATTCGTTCGAACGGGGCTCGCGCTCACCGCGGCGTTGGCATTTGGTTGTCAGTCCGGCTCGGCGCGCGCCGGGGATGGAGACGCGGCGGCCGAACAAGCACAGAAGGGCGAACAAGCAGAGGAGGCAGACATGCTCGAATCGATCGACCTCGACGGGCACGCCTGGGAGCATCGCATTATCTTGCTGTTCGCCCCCAGTGCTACACAGGCTGACTACCAGGCGATACGCGACGCCCTGTCGGAGCGCCAAGACGGCGTCGAGGACCGCGACCTGGTCGTCTATCACCTCTTCTTCGAGGAGGCGGGGCATGTGGGCGACCGCGGAATCTCACCCGTGGCCACCCGCCAACTCGCCGAGCGTTACGACGCGTCGGATGACGGCTTCACCTACGTACTCATCGGAAAAGACGGCACGGTCAAGAACCGCGCTGATGAGGCCGTGGCGGTCGACGACATCTTCGGGCGTATCGACAGCATGCCGATGCGCCGGCGCGAGATGCGCGAAGAGTAA